The nucleotide window ACATTTTCTccactataaaaaaaatatataataacctatttttacatagagaaaatttattttataattatatatattatttattacattcttattgttgtttcttttttataattatctaaaaaaaactaatatataccttataatttttttcattatactCGTTAttgatatttataatttatattatatattataattataattgtCAATCTATTTTacgtaagaaaaaaaaattatttaacatataaattgcatttttgcaaagaatttacaataaaatatatgtgaaatCTACTATAATATTATGACTCATGCTTAACACTATCTTATATTACATATGATATGAgttataattaaatacataaaagatatattttacactaaaaaaaaaaagaatggatatactataaatatattttgagTTTAACttataagaatatttttctatttttcaatttattatatcatTTGTTTGAATCATTATTTAATCCTTTCTATTAAACTAAATTTTACATGAacatatcttttttaaaataaataatagtaAAAGTGatcttaaaatatattttattctataaaaaaaaattatttatatttatttatgatgAATAAGCATACAATTacatattttgttatatgaCTTTTTTGATGTGTCAGCACAcgcacatttatatatttcattattctTCTATTGTGCGTATCCCAAATTTTGaccataattaaaaatgtctAATTATCTTggagtattttttatttatataaaaaccACAGCTCcgtatatttaaatatttagttttttaataaaattctcTAATTTATGCttctataaaataaaaagttaaacatcatatatattttatattttttccaataatTAGGATCAGGAATTAAGCAATTTACATACACAATATTATTATGGTAAATTAGATGAAGGATGGAAAAATTGTCAAGATTATTCATTCTATAATacagcaaaagaaaaattaaatgaatacaGAGTACCTCGAGATGATTCTGATAAAATTCTAAAAGCCTTATGTTATGTATATAGAACGAGTTCAAGAAGTGAATTTTATAGCAATACCTGTATCTTTTTGTACTTTTGGTTAGgcgatatattattaaaaaaattaacggcAAAAGAATTCTATTCAGAAATTATTCTTAAACTTTTCCaaatcttaaaaaatgataatggGCAGGTTTGTACCAATCCTTATCCTTATATGCATAAGGatgattttgaaaaagttaaacTAATTTTTGATTGTTCAGAAgattacaaaaattatagtATGCACTATATTAATCATAATATATCCTGTAATAGTAAATATAAGACTTATTTTAACAcacatatgaatatttatgGCGAGTTTTACAATGAATgcgaagtggaagaaaaagaaaataagtATTgtgaagaatttaaaaagtattttCCTGTTAGGAAGCAAAATCTTTTATCTAAATGGAAATGTAATTTACAAGAAATTGATCCACGTATTAAGAACATAGAAGAAGAGGATGAgagagaggaagaggaagtacATTCATCACCAAGGTCTACAGAGGAAGGACCAGGTTCAACATTATCACGAGGATTTACAGATGTAAGGGTGCCTGATGCAGGAATTTCCGATGCCCGTAGTCCTTATTTCGATGGAGCTGTTTCTGAAAATGGTAGTGCTGCAACTCTTTCAAATGATTCTACCACTTCTATAACATCTAAAAGTATAACTGGTGCTGTATCAGTTGCTGGATTTTTAGTTCCTTCTTATCTTATGTACAATGTAATTAGCattatgattataaaattaaataccatattttacatttaattaaattcattcatttttaaataaaactacaaattatatgtataatataaattacttTATTTATTAGTATACGTCCGCTGGGACCTGGATAAGCAAATTATTAGGAAGGAAAAcaagaacaaattttaatccGTATGCAAATCCAGAGTTAATGGCAAATTTTTCTATGCCTGAGAATTTCTATTCAGAGAGAAgtagatataatatatcgtATGGTCCTGAAATGATTATCCCTTTAAAAAAGACACgcaattataattaaaaagagttTACTTTGATTAGTGCCATTCTACATATAAGATTATCCAAAAAGTTAccatgaaatatttattgacaaaaataatgaggaaatataaatgaatatgttTATCTaacaataaatttttctcaaTTCACGCAATGAATAGTAAAATAAcgaaattataatatatcgaaatataaattataaatatatattaatttattttagaatatataaggccaaataattatttgtattatgATATGTAAAGTaggtaccaaaaaaaattatcttacTAATCTTGGATTTTAAAGATTAAGATACATTTCTGTCAATAAATACAATGTAAacatcatatatatattcgttattatacattttatgaTATTTCTTATATAACAATCTCAAATTCAAGAAAAATCATAATGTATAgcaatttaatataaagcacataaacatataatGCGATAGAAAATTATTACCTATTGCTCCATACACAGCGGTTATAGCCTTGTTTCAGTATATTTCTTACGTATTAGCATCTTATGTACCAATACgtaatgtataaatatactgCGCATAGTAGAAGTATAATATGTTGCACATgcatttcatttaatatatgtgtTTTCCAATCCGAATATTTTAGGAATATAGGAATCATATGCAcgtattcttttatatatatatatgtaaaaaaaaaaatttaatacattattaacataagtttataaaatgtgtacatcatgaaatattatatttaagaaaaatattacttttataaataaaatatttaatataaatacttAGTGATCTATCTCAcaatttaacaattttttgtaatatataatatatgtgtacaaataaaaattttaattcaatatttttatttttataacaaaatatataatgccTTACCCAACCATTGAATACTCTGAAAATTAGGGTATAAGCATTGCATAAGTTGtacgtgtattttttttttttaattcaaattaatgaaatatatatttttataattctaatataatataaatatatttcttccaTGAATTATACATACCTATACTTTTTTTAGTATTCTCCTTTGAAAACTATAAtgttatatgtattttatgtataattaaataaacaaTTGATTATGATTACTGATTCTGACCCCAAATGCTCACAATGtggaaataatataaaaagtaaattaaaGAATGTGGAATAATTGAACTGTTTAAGCAAATTTGTCACATTATACTAAATATACTTGATTTTATGGGTAAAACTAAAGCATCGAATGATAATAAATCGTACAACATATGATATActggttatatgataatgttataaaaattacttaAAATTCAACTATAATTCGTGGTttctaaaatgttttatacaTTACTATGAGTTATAGAGCTactcattttaaatatatttccctCACGgattataaaatacataaaggTGAATTTAGGGagaaacatattttatatgaatttattgAATGTTATGatgattataaaatataatttatagtCAAAGTGAACTATATTCTGCAATGTATTGCAAACATGTCAAAGAAAATTTTCGATTTTATAATGaagttaaagaaaattttacgcatgcatatttttgtatatattatgaaGTACtaagaaattttaaacatatatCTTGTAATTCTAAGGAgctaaattttatatataataaatgtaaatacaCGAAGTTATGCACAGAAGGTTCCAACATATAAGGTAATTAtccaattaaaaaaaaaagaataagtACATTCATATTTCTATCATTAGGTAATGATCCAGAtgatattgtaaatattgtATTCAATATAGTAATCATGTTAGTTCCAATTTTGGCAATatacttaattttgtttaatgtaaatatataacttttttgaaaatataaatagactgtaatataatatatatattatttttctactATTAACAAGGATAAGAATATTTAAtccaacatttttaatagtttattccatttggaaaaacaCCAACCAAATTAAAACGAGAAAGAACAAATTcacgatgaaaaaaaaaaatatattcaagattacaagaaaaattatgctgTGTATGTGGATAACGAAATGAAAAGCAGGGTTCATTTATTCGTTCATgctacataaaatataattgaaattttgattaaatgaatatataaatcacgcaaaaaaatatggtatatttaaatatcatTAACTTGCAAAGTGTAGTAaagtaaatattattatttctttctattttttagtatataaCCTGGGgcaatgtttatttttaatttttttaaatcctccTTCTAATACatgtattaataaatatctGTAACTGAAATTACTT belongs to Plasmodium vivax scf_6614 genomic scaffold, whole genome shotgun sequence and includes:
- a CDS encoding variable surface protein Vir7, putative (encoded by transcript PVX_014625A), which translates into the protein MSNYLGDQELSNLHTQYYYGKLDEGWKNCQDYSFYNTAKEKLNEYRVPRDDSDKILKALCYVYRTSSRSEFYSNTCIFLYFWLGDILLKKLTAKEFYSEIILKLFQILKNDNGQVCTNPYPYMHKDDFEKVKLIFDCSEDYKNYSMHYINHNISCNSKYKTYFNTHMNIYGEFYNECEVEEKENKYCEEFKKYFPVRKQNLLSKWKCNLQEIDPRIKNIEEEDEREEEEVHSSPRSTEEGPGSTLSRGFTDVRVPDAGISDARSPYFDGAVSENGSAATLSNDSTTSITSKSITGAVSVAGFLVPSYLMYNYTSAGTWISKLLGRKTRTNFNPYANPELMANFSMPENFYSERSRYNISYGPEMIIPLKKTRNYN